From the Lepisosteus oculatus isolate fLepOcu1 chromosome 1, fLepOcu1.hap2, whole genome shotgun sequence genome, one window contains:
- the LOC102689920 gene encoding chymotrypsin-like elastase family member 2A, with translation MKLKVLVLLFLVVIVGFMCMAYLEMSQLDRKLECGERTKANVGPSTRIYGGSSVNRGQWPWVVSIQEHVNDSFGYYHYCGGSIVDKQWVMTAARCVSAPYSGNPETILIKAGVTNAHTDSNNYTQELGVAKIIIHNEYNPITHQNDIALLKLRTPAEINDHVKPVCLPTTADEQHHLEYCHFTGFGLQENGTYGILQEAVGEVILTHICNYAQWLNLQVTPEMFCAGSMDAKVSACEGDHGSPFQCRTPLDKRFYAYGIRSFGIGCGQKQQPSVYTRVSHYYYWVNDIIGVDTSPSTAPTDPLILSLFVLTAACVLT, from the exons ATGAAGCTGAAGGTCTTAGtcctgctgttcctggtggtcaTCGTCGGCTTCATGTGCATGGCCTACCTGGAGATGTCCCAGCTCGACCGCAAGT TGGAGTGCGGGGAGAGGACGAAGGCGAACGTGGGCCCGAGCACTCGGATCTACGGGGGAAGTTCCGTGAATCGAGGCCAGTGGCCTTGGGTGGTGTCGATCCAGGAACACGTCAACGACTCCTTTGGCTACTATCATTACTGCGGCGGCTCCATCGTCGACAAGCAGTGGGTCATGACGGCAGCGCGCTGTGTCTCTGCACCCTACTCTGG AAACCCTGAAACAATACTGATCAAAGCTGGGGTGACAAATGCACATACCGACAGCAATAACTATACCCAAGAGCTTGGCGTGGCCAAGATCATCATACATAATGAGTATAACCCCATAACGCACCAGAATGACATTGCGCTGCTGAAGCTGAGGACGCCAGCTGAGATCAACGACCACGTGAAGCCCGTCTGCCTGCCCACCACTGCAGATGAACAACACCACCTGGAGTACTGTCACTTTACCGGCTTCGGACTGCAGGAAAACG GGACTTATGGTATACTCCAGGAGGCCGTGGGAGAAGTCATTTTGACACACATTTGTAACTATGCTCAGTGGCTTAATTTACAAGTGACGCCAGAGATGTTCTGTGCAGGAAGCATGGATGCCAAAGTGAGCGCATGTGAG GGTGACCATGGAAGCCCATTCCAATGCAGAACTCCGCTTGACAAGCGGTTTTACGCCTATGGGATCAGGAGTTTCGGAATAGGATGtggacagaagcagcagccaTCGGTCTACACTCGCGTCAGCCACTACTACTACTGGGTTAACGACATCATCGGAGTGGACACCTCTCCAAGCACAGCACCCACTGACCCTCTTATTCTGTCTCTCTTTGTCCTCACTGCTGCCTGTGTACTAACCTGA
- the atf1 gene encoding cyclic AMP-dependent transcription factor ATF-1 isoform X3, whose amino-acid sequence MTMEEVQQSSNGTETQTVTIPTTISASQISQIAQQMSLGGSPVTVVQLPGGQFQVQGVIQSAQSSVIQAPQGSQMTDSDDSQESSDSAASSQKSRELLARRPSYRKILNDLSSEEVASRNEGEEDNPSSSAMTTMTVPTPIYQTSTGQYIAIAPNGTIQLASPGADGMQGLQTLTMTNSGTAQQGTTILQYAQTPDGQQILVPSNQVVVQSAGGDMQTYQIRTTPTTTSLPQTVVMTSPVSISSQSTKTDDPQMKREIRLAKNREAARECRRKKKEYVKCLENRVAVLENQNKTLIEELKTLKDLYCVKTG is encoded by the exons A TGACGATGGAGGAGGTGCAGCAGAGCAGTAATGGCACAGAAACGCAGACTGTTACCATCCCAACCACCATCAGCGCCTCCCAGATCTCGCAGATTGCCCAGCAG ATGTCTCTGGGCGGCTCTCCGGTGACGGTGGTGCAGCTCCCCGGGGGACAGTTCCAGGTGCAGGGGGTCATCCAGTCCGCGCAGTCCTCCGTCATCCAGGCGCCCCAG GGCTCACAGATGACGGACAGTGACGACTCCCAGGAATCCTCAGACAGCGCCGCCTCGTCCCAGAAATCACGGGAGCTGCTGGCCAGGCGTCCATCGTACAG GAAGATTTTGAACGACCTGTCGTCAGAAGAAGTGGCATCCCGTAACGAGGGAGAAGAGGACAACCCTTCCTCTTCGGCCATGACAACCATGACAGTGCCCACGCCCATCTACCAGACCAGCACCGGCCAGTACA TTGCAATCGCGCCCAACGGAACCATTCAGCTGGCCAGCCCCGGGGCAGATGGCATGCAGGGCTTGCAGACGCTGACCATGACCAACTCCGGCACAGCGCAGCAGGGCACCACCATCCTGCAGTACGCACAGACGCCCGATGGGCAGCAGATCCTGGTGCCCAGCAACCAGGTGGTCGTACAGA GTGCCGGGGGAGACATGCAGACCTACCAGATTCGCACCACACCCACCACCACCTCCCTGCCCCAGACCGTTGTCATGACATCACCAGTGAGCATCTCCTCTCAGAGCACCAAGACAGATGACCCccagatgaagagagagatccGGCTAGCAAAGAACAG GGAAGCTGCCCGCGAGTGCCGCAGGAAGAAGAAAGAGTACGTGAAGTGTCTGGAGAACCGCGTGGCTGTGCTGGAGAACCAGAACAAAACGCTCATTGAGGAGCTGAAGACATTGAAAGACCTTTACTGTGTGAAAACAGGGTAA
- the atf1 gene encoding cyclic AMP-dependent transcription factor ATF-1 isoform X2, whose protein sequence is MEEVQQSSNGTETQTVTIPTTISASQISQIAQQMSLGGSPVTVVQLPGGQFQVQGVIQSAQSSVIQAPQVQTVQGSQMTDSDDSQESSDSAASSQKSRELLARRPSYRKILNDLSSEEVASRNEGEEDNPSSSAMTTMTVPTPIYQTSTGQYIAIAPNGTIQLASPGADGMQGLQTLTMTNSGTAQQGTTILQYAQTPDGQQILVPSNQVVVQSAGGDMQTYQIRTTPTTTSLPQTVVMTSPVSISSQSTKTDDPQMKREIRLAKNREAARECRRKKKEYVKCLENRVAVLENQNKTLIEELKTLKDLYCVKTG, encoded by the exons ATGGAGGAGGTGCAGCAGAGCAGTAATGGCACAGAAACGCAGACTGTTACCATCCCAACCACCATCAGCGCCTCCCAGATCTCGCAGATTGCCCAGCAG ATGTCTCTGGGCGGCTCTCCGGTGACGGTGGTGCAGCTCCCCGGGGGACAGTTCCAGGTGCAGGGGGTCATCCAGTCCGCGCAGTCCTCCGTCATCCAGGCGCCCCAGGTACAGACCGTGCAG GGCTCACAGATGACGGACAGTGACGACTCCCAGGAATCCTCAGACAGCGCCGCCTCGTCCCAGAAATCACGGGAGCTGCTGGCCAGGCGTCCATCGTACAG GAAGATTTTGAACGACCTGTCGTCAGAAGAAGTGGCATCCCGTAACGAGGGAGAAGAGGACAACCCTTCCTCTTCGGCCATGACAACCATGACAGTGCCCACGCCCATCTACCAGACCAGCACCGGCCAGTACA TTGCAATCGCGCCCAACGGAACCATTCAGCTGGCCAGCCCCGGGGCAGATGGCATGCAGGGCTTGCAGACGCTGACCATGACCAACTCCGGCACAGCGCAGCAGGGCACCACCATCCTGCAGTACGCACAGACGCCCGATGGGCAGCAGATCCTGGTGCCCAGCAACCAGGTGGTCGTACAGA GTGCCGGGGGAGACATGCAGACCTACCAGATTCGCACCACACCCACCACCACCTCCCTGCCCCAGACCGTTGTCATGACATCACCAGTGAGCATCTCCTCTCAGAGCACCAAGACAGATGACCCccagatgaagagagagatccGGCTAGCAAAGAACAG GGAAGCTGCCCGCGAGTGCCGCAGGAAGAAGAAAGAGTACGTGAAGTGTCTGGAGAACCGCGTGGCTGTGCTGGAGAACCAGAACAAAACGCTCATTGAGGAGCTGAAGACATTGAAAGACCTTTACTGTGTGAAAACAGGGTAA
- the atf1 gene encoding cyclic AMP-dependent transcription factor ATF-1 isoform X1, with product MTMEEVQQSSNGTETQTVTIPTTISASQISQIAQQMSLGGSPVTVVQLPGGQFQVQGVIQSAQSSVIQAPQVQTVQGSQMTDSDDSQESSDSAASSQKSRELLARRPSYRKILNDLSSEEVASRNEGEEDNPSSSAMTTMTVPTPIYQTSTGQYIAIAPNGTIQLASPGADGMQGLQTLTMTNSGTAQQGTTILQYAQTPDGQQILVPSNQVVVQSAGGDMQTYQIRTTPTTTSLPQTVVMTSPVSISSQSTKTDDPQMKREIRLAKNREAARECRRKKKEYVKCLENRVAVLENQNKTLIEELKTLKDLYCVKTG from the exons A TGACGATGGAGGAGGTGCAGCAGAGCAGTAATGGCACAGAAACGCAGACTGTTACCATCCCAACCACCATCAGCGCCTCCCAGATCTCGCAGATTGCCCAGCAG ATGTCTCTGGGCGGCTCTCCGGTGACGGTGGTGCAGCTCCCCGGGGGACAGTTCCAGGTGCAGGGGGTCATCCAGTCCGCGCAGTCCTCCGTCATCCAGGCGCCCCAGGTACAGACCGTGCAG GGCTCACAGATGACGGACAGTGACGACTCCCAGGAATCCTCAGACAGCGCCGCCTCGTCCCAGAAATCACGGGAGCTGCTGGCCAGGCGTCCATCGTACAG GAAGATTTTGAACGACCTGTCGTCAGAAGAAGTGGCATCCCGTAACGAGGGAGAAGAGGACAACCCTTCCTCTTCGGCCATGACAACCATGACAGTGCCCACGCCCATCTACCAGACCAGCACCGGCCAGTACA TTGCAATCGCGCCCAACGGAACCATTCAGCTGGCCAGCCCCGGGGCAGATGGCATGCAGGGCTTGCAGACGCTGACCATGACCAACTCCGGCACAGCGCAGCAGGGCACCACCATCCTGCAGTACGCACAGACGCCCGATGGGCAGCAGATCCTGGTGCCCAGCAACCAGGTGGTCGTACAGA GTGCCGGGGGAGACATGCAGACCTACCAGATTCGCACCACACCCACCACCACCTCCCTGCCCCAGACCGTTGTCATGACATCACCAGTGAGCATCTCCTCTCAGAGCACCAAGACAGATGACCCccagatgaagagagagatccGGCTAGCAAAGAACAG GGAAGCTGCCCGCGAGTGCCGCAGGAAGAAGAAAGAGTACGTGAAGTGTCTGGAGAACCGCGTGGCTGTGCTGGAGAACCAGAACAAAACGCTCATTGAGGAGCTGAAGACATTGAAAGACCTTTACTGTGTGAAAACAGGGTAA